In the genome of uncultured Sphaerochaeta sp., the window AAAAAACTGTAGCGGTATGGCCTATATATGCAAGAGGATTCGTTACGGTCCCACTGAAAGCAAACTCAATGGTTGAGGAAGAAATAAGATTTGCAGGAATTACCAATCCGTGAAGAAGAAACAGAAGCGCTCCAGAGATCAGAAACAAAGTATTTCTGTTTCGATCTGCCTGGGCAAAATCGGTGAGGTACTGCTGATAGAGACTTGAACCTACCTTCAGAAGGAAAGGAATCAGAACAACAAAGAGACATCCGGAGATAAACACTATTCGATTGGCGAAAGAGAGGGTCGGATGCACAATCCAGATGGCTATCGTCAGCCCGATTGTTCCCACAACCGCAATGCCATAGAGAACAGGCAAGGGTCGTTTGAGTCGGTAGAATACATTTTTTACCAGAGAGAACAAATTATTCAGCGTCCAGTAAAACACCAACCCTGCAGGAGACGTGTAAAGCAATGCAAGAAACAGCAAGGCCATCGCGTAGAGCTGAATCTTGTCGCGAAGAGGAAACCCTTTGGTGTAAATTGCGCCTGCAATGATATTGATCAACGTCATGGCTATAGGAAGCACATTGACTGAGATCCCGCCGATAGAGAGCATGCCGTCCGGCGCACCGAGATTGGGAATAAAGAGAAAAGATATTCCTTGCAATTGGGCAAGATGAGAGAGGAAGTTGTAAGCCGCAATGAAAAAGGGAACCTGGATAAGAAGACTTACAGAGCTGCGCAGGGCATATGCTGGATGATAGTGATTCTGTCTGTAGTAGGTGGAGAGTATCATGTACTGCTCATCACCTTTGAACGCTTCCTTGATTCGGGCAACCCCATCAGAAAGGCGTATCCGCACGTCTCGTTCTTTTCGCTGAAGCGTCTCTGCTACATGATAGAGAGGAAGCGCGAGGAGGTTGATCACCAAGCTTATTCCTACAATGGCCAAGCCATAGTCATCAAAGCTCTTGTCAAAGAAAATGAAAAAGAACTCTATCAAGAGTTCGAGAGGATGGATAATTGCCAAATACAATACGTGCATGTCCGGACCTTACCAATAGCTTGCAGAGGGGATGGGGAAATTGTTATTAATAGTAACATTTAATTCCAGATTGTCTATAGCTTATAGTGAAAATTTTGGTAAGGTCTAACTCTTGATTAGAGGAAAATCTTCTAATCACACTTCATTTATCCATCCCAATGCATACCGATGCTCACTTTTTCGTTTCTCCAGTGGGGGCAACAATAGGTACTCACCATACAAATTGCGTAGGTATTTATCATATCCAGCAATAGTGAAAAACTGAGAACCCTCGAATTCAAGAGAATCCAATTGGTTGAATGCTCCACATTCCATTGGCAACAATCCAAGTTCTCCCGTTAGCACCGCACATTGCTGAGTCAAGCCAAATGGCTGTTTCTGAGCTTGCTTATCTATCTGAACAGTCAGGGTGTGCAAAGAATAGAATTCTCCAATGGTTCTTCCTATTGCAATCAATATATTTTTTGAGTATGACCACTCTTTGGAGAAGTGATACTTCATGCTCATATGGAGTTTGTAACGTACCCGTTGTTTCCGGTATAAAGCTAGTTGCTCGTTTCGCTTTTCAGGGAGTCCATCAACAGGAAAAATGTCGATAAACACTCCAAGTCTAGGGTAAATATTACGGAGTTCTTCGTGCAAAAATGTTCTCGTATCATAGACCTTGGCATAGGGATAGTGGTACTCATCATTTTGGGGTGATACTACCTCAAAGCCAGCAAAAGAAAAGGTCGCAAGAAATTGCTCGTAATCGGGTCTTGGCATCATGATGTCCATATCATCATCCCAAGGGATGAACCCTTGGTGACGTACAGCTCCTAGCAAGGTGCCGTATGCAAGTGAGTACCGAAGATTGTGCTCAACACAGAATGAATGAACCTCTTTCATGATTCCAAGTTCAATCTGCTGCATTTCCTGCAAGGTTATCATGTTCTCTTTTCCTTTGTAGCAATCAATAGGGTATGCGTTGGAATTTGAGAATAATCCAAGCAAGCGGATAACCCAAGCATACCAAAACCTTGGTATACCACGCACTGAGGCCTCCCAAAACTTCTTTCATTGGGGTATGCGATAAAAGTGCACATCGAGAAACACTGAGGAGTGCTCTTCTCACTGTTGGGTTATAGGTAATCTGAGAGAAGCACTCGTTCAGGTAAAATTGGGCAACATAGTAGTACGTTCTCCATCTCATTGAGGAGTGCATGGCACCAGAAGTAAGCGAGTCTGTTGAATCTGTGTAGTAGATACGAAATATGTCGTTAGTACAAAACTGGTCATAGTGTTGGTTGATTTTCTCCCAAACCATTCCTTCTGACACGAATTTCGTATCTGAAAACACAGGGAAGGGATAACGCTTGAGCACCTCTACTTTCCTGCAGCATGATTTTTCTCCTGGGTATTTCAGGATCTTTTTATGCTGCTTTCTGCCTATCAGTGTATTGATGTCCTCTGGATATGGCTTTCCTACCAGCTTCCCTGTAGAAGCCTCTTGGCATCGACCGGAAACACACCAAAAACGGTCGTAGTCGTCTTGGGGAACTCTCTCCCAAGCATCGTGGACCAATTGCAAAGCATTCATGGCAAGTGCATCATCGGAATCGATGTTCAGTACATAGGGACTCTGGATCTTATCCAGCGCATAATTCAGAGCAGTGTGTCTGCCCCCGTTGGGTTTATAGTAGTATCGTATGGGAAACGTGGCTTGCTTGGCAAAGCTTTCGATGAGTTCTTTGGTTCCATCCGATGACCCATCATCAATAACAAGCCATTCAAAGTCCATGAATGTTTGTGTACATAGGCTCTCGTACACTCTGGACAAGGTATGAGCACGATTGTAGGTAGGGGTAAGGATGGTAACAAAAGGCATGTAATTTCCTTATACGGTAGTTGATTCAATTACAGAAAGCCATTGCTTGCAAACAGACGTACTATCAAGCACTTCCCGAATTCTTACAGCTTCTCTGCCGAGTTCTTCAGCGAGTGCTGGATTTTCAATCAAGGACAGCATAGCGTTTGCCAACGCATCCACATCATTGCGAGGTACAACCAGACCATTCTCCCCGTCCACAATGACGGTCCCTCGCCCTTGGCTGTAATCGGTTGTGATACAAGGAAGTCCCATAGCCATTGCCTCTATGAGGGCATTAGGCATCCCTTCAAAATTGGAAGAAAGCACAAACATTCCAGCTTCCAAAAACCTAGAGAAGATATCTTTCTCTATCCCAGGGAGGGAGACAGCTTGTTCCAATCCTAGAGAACGTACAAGGCTTTCCAACTCAACTCGCTGTTCCCCTTCCCCATAAATAACCAATCGAGAGGATGGATGAAGCGAATGGACCTTGTGAAAAGCTTGAATGAGCAAAGAAAAATTCTTCTGAAAGTTCAGTCTTCCTGCAGATACAATGGTCTCCAAACCAATACTGTTAGTATTTGGAAGAGGCATGGATTCCGTGAACAACGGATTGGGAATGACAATACCACGGGGGTCTGTCTCAGCATAATAATAGGAAAGTGCACCCTTCGATTGGAATACCCCTTTGGTGACAAACGTTCTGTACACAAATCTGAGTATCTTTTTCTCGAACTCAGAAAATCCCTTTGAGGTGTAAGGATCATTTCTCTCAGAAATGATAAAAGGTGTTCCGAGCCCAAGATTTGCAATACAAGCAAGGCTCCCCGAATATGACATCATGCCCAGAACTACGCGAGGACGAATAGTTTTAAGGGTTCTTCTGATATTCCTGATCAGCGAGAGATATCTAAACACAACGGGTAGGCTCGGAGAAATATCATACTCAGTGATGGTGATTTTCTCGGATAAGGGATATGCATGTTCTCCTGTGGTCAGTGAGATCAAGTGAACATTCCTTCCTTGGGATACAAAATAATTCGCCAGATAGGAAGTCACTCGTTCTGCACCACCAAAGGCAAGACCGGTAATTACAATCGCTATAGTATCACTCTTCTTTCTGCTCATACCGTGACCTGAGGAAGTGATACCCAACTTCCCAGCAACTCGTCATAAGAATCGGGTTCAAAGGGCTCAAAACCAGAGAAGTGGAAAAGTGTCAATTCCCCAAAGAGAATCTGCTCATTTGCATCAACATACAGGTCAACACGGACCTGCGGAAGCCCTGCAGAAAGCGTTTTCGCCAAAGCCAGCATAGAATCCCATTGTTTTAGTTTGGGAATTTCGTACGTACTGTTGGGATAGTGTTGCATTACATCCAACCGATTCCAAGAGATATCAAAAAAATCAAACTTGGTATCATCCGGTCTGTCGGAAGCAACGAAAGCCATTCTGGGTTCTCCCCCGAAACAGAAAATCTTGTAATCCTTTGGGGGCTTCCCATCTTCCGTTTGGATGAGATGCTCAATAATAATCCTAGGTTTGATTTCCTTATAGGGCCATTCACGGTCATACCAGTAGTAATTCGAGTTCATCCACTGGCTCATCACCTTATGAGCATGCTCCCAATCAAAGGTTTTTTTATCATAACAAAACAAAACATCACCCGAAGTATGGGTAGGCTTAATAACAAATTTTTCAGGAAGAGCATCAAAGGAAATAAGAGAAGGATCGTCATACACCCCTACCAGAGGGACAAGATAGGATTCCCCGATGCTGGAAGAAACATGACTTCGAACTTCATACTTATCAACGATATGGGGATAGAGAGGATTATGATCGTATATTTTCTGCCACTGCAGTTTTTCATTATACGTATGAGGCTCTTTGAGATTACATTTCTTCCCATTACTCATCCTATACTTCAGTGAAAGGAACAATGCATTAGGCAGCAACCGAGCCAATCTACTTTTTAGAAGGTGATTCACAAACCTACTAGGATGCCGAATATACTCACCAATCTTTGCCATCAATTGGAAGAAATCCAGGCCCTTGTCCGGGGTATCGAGCACAATCCCTGCATAACACATGGCAATCAGAATATTACTGAACTCTTCTGTATAGGTTACCCGAGCAACCTGATCAAACAGCATCGCTGTCATGATGGCAGTGGATAGCACATAGGAGCCTTTCTTCTCAAAGCGAAAGAATCTTTTAAGTCCTTGTATAACAATGGAGAAGCAAAGGCTGTAATAAACCAAAGTTCCTATTAATCCAACAGCGACCAATAACTCCACATAGTTATTGTGCGCGTAATTATCAAAGCCACCCAAATCAGTAAACGCCCCAAGCCCCCAACCAAAGATGGGTTTCTGAGTAAACATGGAAAGGCCACTTTTCAGCATTCCCATCCTTATAGAGGTACTTTCATCAGCACCGCTACCCAGTAATTCGGAAATCATATTTAGTAGTCGTTGCCCAAATACATTTCTCAAAGATTCTATAGAAAAAAGAGCAATAACACCAAAGACAAGTGCTATGAGAGTGAGTATTGATGCAATAACTGTACTCTTCATATCTTTCTGAAAAAGTAAGACCAAAAGAAACAAACCAATGAAAAGCAATATGAATACCTTTCTAGAACCAGTGAATAATGCCAGATAGAGCAATAATGGAATTGGAATAGAAAATTGCCAACGTCTTTTGGTTATTCCAAGAAAAAGAGAAATAATAATTGCAATAGAAAAAAGGTACCCAACAGTATTTGGATTAACATTAATTGTCTCACCTAATCTCGTAATAAAAAATACATGGAATGGTGTATTTATGGCTAATCGGACAACAACAATGAGTGCTGAAAAAAGGAAAATCTCTAGAAATCTTGAAAAAGAATCTTTTGTTTCCTTTATGTATGGCAACACCAAATTCCCAAAAACCAATACCTGAATAACCGATTTTAGCCTATTGAATGCAATTGCAGAATTGTTTGCGTACAAGACCGAAATTACCGATAAAACTATGAATGCCAGGCTCCATCCAACAAACGCATTGGTAATCTTTGAGCGCTTTATCAGGAATCTTGTTCCAAAAGTTGCTACGAAGAGTATTTCTGCAGGAATGAATACGCGATGGATATCAGGACCATATGCCATTACGACACTGAGAAATATGAGCATCACGATATCACAGAACCAATCAAACAGAGATTTGGTTTTTGCCAGTTGCATTGTCATTATACTTACTATCTCCTCAATGGCCGTAGTGTAGAATAGATGTGATAACGTAACAAGAAGGATTGATTGTCACTAAAGTAAGGCTTGTGGAACTTCCAAAGTAAAGGAAAGTCCTTTTTGTTGCTCATCTTTTGAAGGAAACTCCATATATGATCCATATGTATGCGTTAGATATGCATGATAGTCTGAAGGCACACGTAATTGAATAGAGTGATACTGTACTTCTGTTCCTTCCCCGAACCATTGCTTTTGCACAAAGCTTCTTTCGTCTTCATCAGGACAGGCTGTGTAAAGAAATGACGCTTTATCAATTGGAGTATATTCACACAGAGCATGAAACTCCTGTTCAATGGCATGGATCGACTTGGGGTAGAAGCATTGCCTGATATCATACAGAGCCTGTTTGATTACTTTTCTGAAGCGTGTTTTTGCCCAAACCGGTTTGTGCTTTTTCATTGGATAAAAGCGATAGAGCTCATTGAACTGAGCTAGCATCGCTTGCTGCTTCTCTTTTTCTGAAGGAGCTCCAACCAAGGGAAATAGATCTACATGCAAATATCCATGGCTCATTCCTTCAAACCCTACCCTTGCAAACAGGAATGAATAAGAAGGATCCGTATCATAAAAGTACACACGGTATGGAGAAGGTAACTCTGTTCGAAGGCAGTCAAGCATTTGAGAATATGAAGAGTAAGGTATCCCTAAATCAATATCACAGTCCCATGGGATTGTCCCTTTATGACGAACAGCACCAAGAGCTGTCCCATACAACCCGTAATACGGAATTGAATGGCCTGCAAATACGGCCAAGACTGCTTCAAGCATCTTGAATTCCAATGTCTGAAGTTCACTGATAGCAATTCTTGGCATTTACTAAGCTCCCAATAATCGCAATTTATACAAGAGTTTCTTTGCCATCTTCCAGAGCTCCTTGCTTTCGTGCGGATTCCCTATCAGGTTCAAGACAACAGTCACAAACATACTCCATACCCCAACAACCATTGCATAGAGGAACCATACCAGGTAGGAAGAGGGACGAATACTAAACAGAGCTTCCCATGTCAACCAAGAGATGAGTATTGCTGCAATGGCAAATAAAATTCGCTTAACAGATACCCAAGAAGAGGTTCTAGTTATCTTATGCGGAACATATTCCAATACCGTAATGGTAAAATACAGATCAGAAGCCAAGAACCCAGCTAGAAGCCCATACAATCCAAAAGGTTTAGCAAGGACCAAGGCAAATACTATGGCAATGGCTGCCTGAGTGATAGTCCTTGATCGCGTCTTTCTATAATGTCCTGCAGCCTGGATCATTGCAGATAAAGGATACCGGATTACTGCAACAAAGGTACTGAGTACTAAAAAAAACGCAAGGTTTGGCTGTATATAGTTTGCATCAGCCATGCCTTGCGCATAGATATTCATGAAGGGCATGAAAAGAACCAAGAGACAGGAAAAGAGAATAGAAATCAATCCATAACACAGTACTTCGAACTTGCCGAGAGCTTTATGCAACACATCATACTGTCCAAGAGAAATGATTTCTCCAAACGTTGAATAAATCGAACCGTTGAGAATTACATCCAACACACTCCGGACACCAATAATGACAGACATATATACTGTGTAGATGCTGATTGTGCTATATCCAATCCCCGTGATGGTCATGGCTATCGTAGGGAAGGCTTTCTGTATAGACCCAAGCACTTGGGACAGTAGGACATCACCACGTTGCTGGAGGGCGTCTTTGGTAGGCTGCTCTGTATAGGATACTTGTTTGTAGTGTTTTCTTACATAGATATAGAGAATCAAGGAACGGACGAGTATGGTCATCGCTGTCAACAACTTTACTAGGATGATGCCACTGTTGAGAAGCAACGCCACATACACAACCACGATTTTTGCCAGTATGCTTGCACTGGTAGCCAGTGCTACTACATAGGTCTTTTGGGTTGCTGTGAGTAAAACCCTGTACTTTGCCATGGTAGAGAACTGAAGGACCCCTCCTATACCAATAGAGACAGAGAGCAGGAAAACTTCTGTGGATGAGAGGATATCAGTATTCTGCAGTGAAAATACAATAGAAAAGAGGATGACACCCCCAAGATAGAGAAGAGAAATCCTGTCATAATAGCGTTTTGATGCAGACAAAATGCCATTTATTGCTTGATAGTCCTTCTCGGCATATGGTTTATACAGTGCATAGATTGCTGAGCCAGCAAGCCCAGCTTCCAGAAGATCAAAATAGGAGATGAATTGGGTAATGGAATTGGAAATCCCATTCAATTCTGATCCAAATGCGAGGATGATCTGCCGGGGAATGATGAGACCAGCAAGCAAGGTAACAATACTGGTCAAGGCTGTTGCGAGAGAACCATATGCCACATTCTTTGTTCTCATAACGCTACATTGCCCTTTTAAGATTCGGAAGTAATTTGATTCGATATACTACACCAAACACCGAAGTACTCAATGAAAATAGCATATCGTTGCCTTTGGAGAGAAAATAATAACATATCTGAAGAGATATTGGCTCCCCGCTTGCAGAGTATTTCGGAATAACAGATTGTATATCATCCTGTTGAAGCCTATCCAAGATTGCAGTACGTTCTTCTATTGTATATGCTCCAGGCCCACTACTTCTTCGGATGAGTTGTTTGATTGTGTAGAGAATACTCAACCCCATTCTCTGGATATATGCTTTTTGTGAAAGATTCCATCTTTGCACATATGTACCCAATTCGCGGAACACAAGGAATGTCGACGAAATATGGCGTTCAAGGTATTTGCCTTGTGTAATGCTTTGGGCATTCTGCATATAGTTGTAGAGCGGAGTATGGATAACCGCTATAGTTTCTGCTCGATCAAAAATAGGGAGTGTTTGCAGCAGATCTTCACCACTGGATACCGAGTAGAAAGGAGAATAATCCCTATCAGAATCAATACATGTTCTTCTTACACATTTCGCCCAAATAGCATTCATAGATGTAGTTTCAAGCAAGGTTTCCAATACCAACTGCTTCTTAGCACCTGTATATACTCCCTCACTGATGCATGGATGATTTGTTTCCAGAACTTCACCCTGAACATCAACTAGAGAATGCCCAAAAATCAAAACATCAGCATGGCTCTCTTTTAATCTGGCGTCTATCGTTTCAAGAGTATGTGGCATCCAATAATCATCAGAATCCAAGAAACAGACATACTCCCCTTGGGCATGAGCTATCCCTACTCTTCTTGCACTCAATAATCCTTGGTTTTGCTTGT includes:
- a CDS encoding glycosyltransferase family 2 protein; this encodes MWFSVLVPVFNVAKFLERCLDSILAQVNTDYEVILVDDGSTDESGKICDAYCEQHPDKFKVIHKQNQGLLSARRVGIAHAQGEYVCFLDSDDYWMPHTLETIDARLKESHADVLIFGHSLVDVQGEVLETNHPCISEGVYTGAKKQLVLETLLETTSMNAIWAKCVRRTCIDSDRDYSPFYSVSSGEDLLQTLPIFDRAETIAVIHTPLYNYMQNAQSITQGKYLERHISSTFLVFRELGTYVQRWNLSQKAYIQRMGLSILYTIKQLIRRSSGPGAYTIEERTAILDRLQQDDIQSVIPKYSASGEPISLQICYYFLSKGNDMLFSLSTSVFGVVYRIKLLPNLKRAM
- a CDS encoding glycosyltransferase family A protein; translated protein: MPFVTILTPTYNRAHTLSRVYESLCTQTFMDFEWLVIDDGSSDGTKELIESFAKQATFPIRYYYKPNGGRHTALNYALDKIQSPYVLNIDSDDALAMNALQLVHDAWERVPQDDYDRFWCVSGRCQEASTGKLVGKPYPEDINTLIGRKQHKKILKYPGEKSCCRKVEVLKRYPFPVFSDTKFVSEGMVWEKINQHYDQFCTNDIFRIYYTDSTDSLTSGAMHSSMRWRTYYYVAQFYLNECFSQITYNPTVRRALLSVSRCALLSHTPMKEVLGGLSAWYTKVLVCLGYPLAWIILKFQRIPY
- a CDS encoding LicD family protein; the encoded protein is MITLQEMQQIELGIMKEVHSFCVEHNLRYSLAYGTLLGAVRHQGFIPWDDDMDIMMPRPDYEQFLATFSFAGFEVVSPQNDEYHYPYAKVYDTRTFLHEELRNIYPRLGVFIDIFPVDGLPEKRNEQLALYRKQRVRYKLHMSMKYHFSKEWSYSKNILIAIGRTIGEFYSLHTLTVQIDKQAQKQPFGLTQQCAVLTGELGLLPMECGAFNQLDSLEFEGSQFFTIAGYDKYLRNLYGEYLLLPPLEKRKSEHRYALGWINEV
- a CDS encoding glycosyltransferase family 4 protein; this translates as MSRKKSDTIAIVITGLAFGGAERVTSYLANYFVSQGRNVHLISLTTGEHAYPLSEKITITEYDISPSLPVVFRYLSLIRNIRRTLKTIRPRVVLGMMSYSGSLACIANLGLGTPFIISERNDPYTSKGFSEFEKKILRFVYRTFVTKGVFQSKGALSYYYAETDPRGIVIPNPLFTESMPLPNTNSIGLETIVSAGRLNFQKNFSLLIQAFHKVHSLHPSSRLVIYGEGEQRVELESLVRSLGLEQAVSLPGIEKDIFSRFLEAGMFVLSSNFEGMPNALIEAMAMGLPCITTDYSQGRGTVIVDGENGLVVPRNDVDALANAMLSLIENPALAEELGREAVRIREVLDSTSVCKQWLSVIESTTV
- a CDS encoding ATP-grasp fold amidoligase family protein, producing the protein MTMQLAKTKSLFDWFCDIVMLIFLSVVMAYGPDIHRVFIPAEILFVATFGTRFLIKRSKITNAFVGWSLAFIVLSVISVLYANNSAIAFNRLKSVIQVLVFGNLVLPYIKETKDSFSRFLEIFLFSALIVVVRLAINTPFHVFFITRLGETINVNPNTVGYLFSIAIIISLFLGITKRRWQFSIPIPLLLYLALFTGSRKVFILLFIGLFLLVLLFQKDMKSTVIASILTLIALVFGVIALFSIESLRNVFGQRLLNMISELLGSGADESTSIRMGMLKSGLSMFTQKPIFGWGLGAFTDLGGFDNYAHNNYVELLVAVGLIGTLVYYSLCFSIVIQGLKRFFRFEKKGSYVLSTAIMTAMLFDQVARVTYTEEFSNILIAMCYAGIVLDTPDKGLDFFQLMAKIGEYIRHPSRFVNHLLKSRLARLLPNALFLSLKYRMSNGKKCNLKEPHTYNEKLQWQKIYDHNPLYPHIVDKYEVRSHVSSSIGESYLVPLVGVYDDPSLISFDALPEKFVIKPTHTSGDVLFCYDKKTFDWEHAHKVMSQWMNSNYYWYDREWPYKEIKPRIIIEHLIQTEDGKPPKDYKIFCFGGEPRMAFVASDRPDDTKFDFFDISWNRLDVMQHYPNSTYEIPKLKQWDSMLALAKTLSAGLPQVRVDLYVDANEQILFGELTLFHFSGFEPFEPDSYDELLGSWVSLPQVTV
- a CDS encoding LicD family protein; the encoded protein is MPRIAISELQTLEFKMLEAVLAVFAGHSIPYYGLYGTALGAVRHKGTIPWDCDIDLGIPYSSYSQMLDCLRTELPSPYRVYFYDTDPSYSFLFARVGFEGMSHGYLHVDLFPLVGAPSEKEKQQAMLAQFNELYRFYPMKKHKPVWAKTRFRKVIKQALYDIRQCFYPKSIHAIEQEFHALCEYTPIDKASFLYTACPDEDERSFVQKQWFGEGTEVQYHSIQLRVPSDYHAYLTHTYGSYMEFPSKDEQQKGLSFTLEVPQALL